The Streptomyces laurentii region CTCTATAGGCCCGCGAGGTGGATGCGCTCGCCCGCCGCCCGACAAGGTGATCCTCGCGCCGGTCGTTGCCGCCGGTGCGAATCCGGCCTTCTGAACGAGGAGCGATGCCATGACCAGGTTCGATCCGCCCCCGGGCACGCCGAGCCGCGCGCTGCGGGTGCGGGCCGCCGCCGGGTGGGAGCGGTTCATGCGCGACGCCGGGGCGAAGGGGGCCTACCCGGTCGGGGCAGACGGCTACGAACAGCACCCGCTTCTCCGTACGCGGGTCCGCGATACCGCGAACGGCGCCGAGGGCGAACTGACCGCCGTCACACATGAACTACACAGTGACGGAAGGGTTGTGCGCGTCGCGCACATCCGCGCGGCGAACGGCATCGAGTGGACGGCGTCGGC contains the following coding sequences:
- a CDS encoding hypothetical protein (identified by MetaGeneAnnotator; putative;~sequence version:1), producing the protein MTRFDPPPGTPSRALRVRAAAGWERFMRDAGAKGAYPVGADGYEQHPLLRTRVRDTANGAEGELTAVTHELHSDGRVVRVAHIRAANGIEWTASADNVQAAY